The following proteins are co-located in the Phoenix dactylifera cultivar Barhee BC4 unplaced genomic scaffold, palm_55x_up_171113_PBpolish2nd_filt_p 000077F, whole genome shotgun sequence genome:
- the LOC103717823 gene encoding probable chromatin-remodeling complex ATPase chain, translating into MAKAANFEEFTEEDPSNGSVSSDEEQKNGAEGSLDEEDEEELEAVARTGSPEDDEAGEEDFQSTEDDEVACEDELEEPSTNAEVGKRERARLRELQRMKKQKIHEILEAQNAAIDADMNNKGKGRLRYLLQQTEIFAHFAKGNQSASEKKPRGRGRHASKLTEEEEDEEYLKEEEDSFSGSGGTRLLSQPSCIQGKMRDYQLAGLNWLIRLYENGINGILADEMGLGKTLQTISLLGYLHEFRGITGPHMVVAPKSTLGNWMREIRRFCPILRAIKLLGNPEERRHIRETLLVAGKFDVCVTSFEMAIKEKSTLRRFSWRYVIIDEAHRIKNENSLLSKTMRLYHTNYRLLITGTPLQNNLHELWSLLNFLLPEIFSSAETFDRWFQISGENDQQEVVQQLHKVLRPFLLRRLKSDVEKGLPPKKETILKVGMSQMQKHYYRALLQKDLEVINAGGERKRLLNIAMQLRKCCNHPYLFQGAEPGPPYTTGEHLITNSGKMVLLDKLLRKLKVRDSRVLIFSQMTRLLDILEDYLMFCGYQYCRIDGNTVGEDRDASIEAFNEPGSQKFIFLLSTRAGGLGINLATADVVILYDSDWNPQVDLQAQDRAHRIGQKKEVQVFRFCTEYTIEEKVIERAYKKLALDALVIQQGRLAEQKAVNKDELLQMVRFGAEMVFSSKDSTVTDEDIDRIIAKGEEATAELDAKMKKFTEDAIKFKMDDTAELYDFDDEKDENKLDFKKLVSENWIEPPKRERKRNNYSESDYFKQALRQGGPAKPREPRIPRMPQLHDFQFFNTQRLSELYEKEVRYLMQTHQRNQLKDTIGDADEPEELGDPLTAEEQEEKEQLLEEGFSTWTRRDFNTFIRACEKYGRNDIKSIASEMEGKTEEEVERYAKVFKARYKELNDYDRIIKNIERGEARISRKDEIMKAIGKKLDRYKNPWLELKIQYGQNKGKLYNEECDRFMLCMVHKLGYGNWDELKAAFRTSPLFRFDWFVKSRTTQELARRCDTLIRLVEKENQEYDERERQARKEKKLAKNLTPSKRSMTKAPALETPALNSFKRRKQSVMDDYLSSGRRRR; encoded by the exons ATGGCGAAGGCGGCGAACTTCGAGGAATTCACCGAGGAGGATCCCTCGAACGGCTCGGTGTCCTCCGACGAGGAGCAGAAGAACGGGGCGGAGGGCAGCCTGGAcgaggaggacgaggaggagcTCGAGGCTGTGGCCAGGACCGGGAGCCCCGAGGATGATGAGGCCGGGGAGGAGGACTTCCAGTCCACTGAGGATGATGAGGTCGCTTGTGAGGATGAG CTTGAGGAACCATCTACAAATGCAGAAGTTGGAAAACGTGAAAGGGCCAGACTTAGAGAACTCCAGAGGATGAAGAAGcaaaaaattcatgaaatatTGGAGGCACAGAATGCTGCCATTGATGCTGACATG AACAACAAAGGGAAGGGGCGGTTGAGGTATCTGCTGCAACAGACTGAGATATTTGCTCATTTTGCAAAAGGAAACCAATCTGCATCAGAGAAGAAACCAAGAGGAAG gggTCGTCATGCATCCAAATTaactgaggaagaagaagatgaggaataccttaaggaggaagaagatagtTTTTCTGGTTCTGGAGGGACCCGCTTGCTCTCACAACCATCTT GCATACAAGGTAAGATGAGGGATTACCAACTAGCTGGACTGAACTGGCTGATACGGTTGTATGAGAATGGCATCAATGGGATACTTGCTGATGAGATG GGTCTTGGAAAAACGCTGCAAACCATCTCCCTACTGGGCTATCTGCATGAGTTTAGAGGAATTACTGGGCCCCACATGGTGGTGGCACCAAAATCTACACTTGGCAACTGGATGAGGGAAATTCGGCGTTTTTGTCCTATTTTACGTGCTATAAAGCTTCTAGGAAATCCAGAAGAAAGG AGGCATATAAGAGAGACTTTATTAGTGGCTGGGAAGTTCGATGTATGTGTCACAAGTTTTGAAATGGCCATTAAAGAAAAGTCCACCTTAAGGCGCTTTAGCTGGCGCTATGTTATTATTGACGAGGCCCATCGGATAAAGAATGAGAACTCTCTTCTTTCAAAAACTATGAGACTCTATCATACTAATTATCGCCTtcttatcacaggcacacctcTTCAG AATAATCTGCATGAGCTGTGGTCTCTTCTAAACTTTTTACTCCCTGAGATATTTAGTTCGGCTGAGACATTTGACAGATGGTTTCAAATTTCTGGAGAAAATGATCAACAAGAGGTTGTTCAGCAGCTTCACAAG GTTCTTCGTCCATTCCTCCTTCGACGGCTCAAATCTGATGTTGAAAAAGGCTTGCcaccaaaaaaagaaactatACTTAAAGTAGGAATGTCCCAGATGCAGAAGCACTATTATCGTGCTCTGCTTCAGAAAGATTTAGAGGTCATTAATGCTGGTGGCGAACGCAAGCGTCTTTTAAACATCGCCATGCAGCTTCGTAAATGTTGTAACCATCCATATTTATTCCAAGGTGCAGAACCTGGCCCACCTTACACGACCGGGGAGCATCTTATTACAAATTCTG GAAAAATGGTTCTTCTAGATAAGTTGCTTCGAAAGCTTAAAGTGCGGGATTCAAGAGTCCTAATCTTTTCACAG ATGACTAGACTGTTGGACATCCTAGAAGATTATTTAATGTTTTGTGGATATCAGTATTGCCGAATTGATGGGAATACTGTTGGAGAAGATCGTGATGCTTCTATTGAAGCTTTTAATGAGCCTGGAAGTCAGaagtttattttcttgctttcaACTAGAGCAGGTGGCCTGGGGATCAACCTTGCCACGGCAGATGTTGTCATTCTTTATGACAGTGATTG GAATCCACAAGTTGATTTGCAAGCACAAGATCGTGCTCATAGGATTGGccaaaagaaagaagttcaAGTGTTCCGGTTTTGCACCGAG TACACTATTGAGGAAAAAGTGATTGAGAGGGCATATAAGAAGCTTGCACTTGATGCTCTAGTGATTCAACAGGGTCGATTAGCTGAGCAGAAAG CTGTAAATAAGGATGAGTTGTTGCAAATGGTGAGGTTTGGTGCTGAAATGGTGTTCAGTTCCAAGGATAGTACAGTTACAGATGAGGATATTGACCGGATCATAGCTAAAGGTGAAGAGGCAACAGCAGAGCTTGATGCAAAGATGAAGAAATTTACAGAAGATGCTATCAAATTTAAAATGGATGACA CTGCTGAATTGTATGACTTTGATGATGAAAAG GATGAAAACAAGCTCGACTTTAAGAAACTTGTTAGTGAGAATTGGATTGAACCACCCAAAAGAGAACGGAAACGCAACAA CTATTCAGAGTCTGATTATTTTAAGCAAGCGCTGCGCCAGGGTGGTCCAGCAAAACCAAGGGAACCACGAATTCCTCGTATGCCTCAGTT GCATGATTTCCAGTTTTTTAACACCCAAAGGCTCAGTGAGCTATACGAAAAAGAAGTTCGGTATCTCATG CAAACCCATCAAAGGAATCAGTTAAAAGATACTATTGGTGATGCAGATGAGCCTGAAG AGTTGGGTGATCCCTTGACTGCAGAGGAACAGGAAGAAAAGGAGCAGTTGTTAGAAGAG GGTTTTTCAACATGGACAAGAAGAGATTTCAACACTTTTATCAGAGCATGTGAGAAATATGGCCGGAATGACATAAAAAGTATAGCTTCTGAAATGGAGGGCAAGACGGAGGAGGAAGTTGAGAGATATGCCAAAGTTTTCAAAGCAAGATACAAGGAGTTGAATG ATTATGACCGAATAATTAAGAACATTGAAAGGGGAGAGGCAAGAATTTCTCGGAAAGATGAGATAATGAAGGCAATTGGGAAGAAGTTGGATCGCTACAAGAATCCATGGCTTGAATTGAAAATTCAGTATGGCCAAAATAAAGGGAAGTTGTACAATGAAGAGTGTGATCGTTTCATG TTATGTATGGTCCATAAACTTGGTTATGGAAACTGGGATGAGCTGAAAGCAGCCTTCCGCACATCTCCCTTGTTCCGTTTTGACTGGTTTGTTAAATCGCGCACAACTCAAGAGTTAGCCAGGCGATGTGATACGCTTATCCGACTAGTAGAGAAGGAGAATCAAGAATATGATGAGCGGGAGAGACAAGCTCGAAAAGAGAAAAAGCTTGCCAAG AACTTGACACCCTCAAAGCGGTCCATGACAAAGGCACCAGCATTGGAGACCCCTGCATTAAATTCTTTTAAGAGACGAAAGCAATCGGTCATGGATGACTACTTGAGCTCG ggaaggaggagaagatga
- the LOC103717838 gene encoding glutaredoxin-C1, with translation MDMVLKLASQRAVVIFSKSSCCLCHTIKRLFLELGVNPAVYELDEDSRGKEMERALIILLGRSPPVPAVFIGGKLVGSTDRIMSLHLGGQLVPLLRDAGGIWLHKCLK, from the coding sequence ATGGATATGGTGCTGAAGTTAGCCTCCCAGAGAGCCGTAGTTATCTTCAGCAAGAGTTCTTGCTGTTTGTGCCACACCATCAAGAGGCTCTTTTTGGAGCTTGGTGTCAACCCTGCTGTCTATGAGCTGGATGAGGACAGTAGAGGGAAAGAGATGGAGAGAGCACTTATAATACTCCTGGGCCGCAGCCCTCCGGTGCCGGCTGTGTTCATCGGCGGCAAACTCGTCGGCTCCACCGATAGGATCATGTCCCTTCACCTTGGTGGCCAACTAGTCCCGTTGCTTCGAGATGCAGGTGGTATCTGGCTGCACAAGTGTTTGAAATAA
- the LOC103717820 gene encoding lipase-like: MGRFLWLLVLIVISLFACSGGREIKLKREDNGLIYNQTLAKILVEYASAVYISDLTELFTWTCSRCNDLTKGFEMIELVVDVQNCLQAFVGVAHDLNSIIIAFRGTQEHSIHNWIEDLFWKQLDLNYPGMPDAMVHHGFYSAYHNTTLRPVILSAVQNARELYGNIDIIVTGHSMGGALASFCALDLSVNYGMQEVQLMTFGQPRVGNAAFISYFIKHVPRTVRVTNENDIVPHLPPYYTYFPRKTYHHFPIEVWLHDIEGNQTYVVEKICDGSGEDPACSRSVHGNSISDHLKYYGIELGSDSSGSCKIVMDNSIGQYHTDLGGSIILSRDPTTSSFLKSKLSTDVHSSPVRYSFTDL, encoded by the exons ATGGGACGATTTTTGTGGTTACTGGTGCTAATTGTGATCAGCTTATTCGCATGTTCTGGAGGAAGAG AGATTAAGCTCAAGCGTGAGGATAACGGTCTTATTTACAATCAAACTCTTGCCAAGATACTCGTGGAATATGCTTCTGCT GTGTACATATCCGATCTTACTGAACTTTTTACATGGACCTGCTCAAGGTGTAATGATTTGACGAAG GGATTTGAGATGATAGAACTGGTTGTTGATGTGCAGAATTGCTTACAG GCATTTGTTGGAGTGGCCCATGATCTGAATTCTATCATTATTGCATTTAGAGGCACCCAAGAACACAG CATACACAATTGGATCGAAGACTTGTTCTGGAAGCAGCTTGATCTGAACTATCCAGGCATGCCAGATGCAATG GTGCACCATGGGTTTTACTCTGCTTACCATAACACGACTCTACGTCCTGTGATTCTAAGTGCTGTTCAAAATGCTAGAGAGTTATATGGGAATATTGACATCATCGTTACAGGGCATTCAATGGGAGGGGCTCTGGCTTCCTTTTGTGCACTTGATCTTTCT GTTAACTATGGAATGCAAGAAGTTCAGCTCATGACCTTTGGACAACCTCGTGTTGGCAATGCTGCTTTTATATCCTACTTCATCAAACATGTACCACGTACTGTTCGGGTGACAAATGAGAATGATATAGTGCCACATCTGCCACCATACTATACTTATTTCCCTCGAAAGACATACCATCATTTCCCAATAGAG GTATGGCTGCATGACATAGAAGGAAACCAGACATATGTGGTTGAGAAGATTTGTGATGGTTCTGGGGAAGACCCAGCTTGTAGCAG GTCTGTGCATGGAAACAGCATATCGGACCATCTTAAGTACTACGGCATCGAATTAGGGTCTGACAGTTCAGGCTCCTGTAAAATAGTAATGGATAACAGTATTGGACAGTACCATACTGACCTTGGTGGCAGCATTATCTTGTCAAGGGATCCTACCACATCATCATTCTTAAAATCAAAGTTATCAACAGATGTACATAGTAGCCCTGTACGGTATTCATTTACTGATTTGTGA